Below is a window of Nicotiana tabacum cultivar K326 chromosome 19, ASM71507v2, whole genome shotgun sequence DNA.
TTTGCTCCGGGAGAGAAGGTAATTTATAGGCTATTCAATTGAGCACAAGAGAATTATGCGTTTATTTTCCAAAGCAGAAGAAGACACTTTACTAGCTAAGCATAAGATTGGGCGGACTGCGCAGTGGTTGGTATGTTTATTTTGCAATATTGTCCCTGACCGGCATTACTTGTGGTGATAATCACACTGTTAAATTAATTATTCCATTCTTATGAAACAGTCAAAATGTCTCTTTTGCATGCGTATTTATCAACTTGGATTATTGAGTCTTGTTCTTTTGAGGATATTTTTCTTATTGCTTTATGCAAAAGAGTTGAAAAGTTCTGCTTGTTCCTACGATGAAAGCAAGTGAGAAATTCTTATATATTTGTTCCTTATTATTGGCCTTAACTTCCATTCTGTATTGGAGATGGTTACTATTTTGGTCTGATGAAGTTATCGATGGAGTAATTATATTTGTGACAGTGACCCCCATGCCCCCAGAATGGATCAATCTTGGCTTCTTAACAGGGAAAACAACATGTATAAACTCTCTGAGACTTGTTACTAGTAATTGGGGTGCTTCAAACCACATTTTATACATAATTAGTGACAGATTACAAACGCCAAAGCTAAGTACATGCCTAATAATTGATAATGCGAATTACAGTGGAAATAATGGGGGGTTGGATTAGTAAAATAATTGCAAGTGAAAAATGATTAGCAGCATATAAAGATGACATGaggttattttttatattttcttttgagAGAACTATAATGCTCTTATGGCTCTACCCCTGGCCCTGCCACAGTGCAAAGCATTCTTTGGGATAGGATATTCGTCGCGGAATGATTGAACTGGTGTATAAACTCGCAAATAAAATTGTTGGCCAAGATACTGCCTTGCCCAGAATTGAGTCCTCAGGTTCCACATTCCTACATTATCCAGGGGTATATATATTGCAGTCCATGATCTTGGATAAACCTGTCAAAGCCAATTCACAAGGCGTCACATTTATACCTCTAATTCAAAAGTTAGCAAAATGGTACTGTGAAACATAAAAATATTGAGTaataaattcatcatttaattctaACCTGTGTGGTACAACGTGAAACTGCGTCTATAAGGTTGTACTGATTTTTACTTGCATGACTCCATCTACCTTCATCCATTCTGTAAAAATAACAATATTTCATTGTTCAATTAAGTACTGAATGCATGTGATTTCTATGGATATGTAGAATGAGATGTTAAGGTGTAATTACCCGACGACAAAGAAAGAGTAACCATCAAGATGCCAGCTTTGCATAATGTTCTCTCTATTCTCAAAAACAATCTCCACAAATGATCTGTAGTCTGCTCCCATAACTGCTGTGTTAAGGTGTATGTGTCGACCTGTAGGCTGATCAGGGATGCTTCCTACTTCGAATACTCCTTTGATATTATAATAGTCTGCTAGCTTAAGCGGCGTATCAGCAGGGATGAAAGATACTCCATTAACTGCATATCTCTGTTTTTTATCAACTAAACCAGCAGAATTTGCTAGTCTTATTGTTCTACTGACATTTATCTGACCATAATGGTAGGAGCCTTGCGGGTTTGGTCTTGGTCCACTGGCTGTAAGATTAGTCCTGTAAATCATAGAAAGATTCAGTTTCACAATGCCCCTTCAATTCAAGAACAAGAATAAACCAATTACATGCATTCtcttaaaataaattaaggtTGTTCCAGAGTGACATGATTTTATAGCCACAAAGTATCCTGAcatgtttaagaccacaagttccaAAAGTCTTTTTTTCTTACTTAAATTTCGTATATAGTCAAATAGCTTCAATAAAATGAACTGGAGGGAGGGAGTACCTAATAGAACGAGCCTGATTTAGGGACCAAGAAATGTCAGTGGTCGGTCCTGGAGGAGGTGGTCCAGAAACCGTTTTTTGGGAGTTGCTGTAGTGAAGAATGGCGGTGGAATTGAGAATTTGAGTAGTGAAGCGGCTGGAAACAGCAATGTAGTAGTCTTGAGCAGGCTGATCTGCAGTGACCAACACTGAGTAGGACTGACCAACATGCACATCAAGAGAAGACAATGTGGTTTGTATTGTGTGAGTTCCCTCAACTTCAATCAACTTCATTTTGTGTCCCTGAATTCGTAAGTTCAGTGTATTTTGAAGTCCCACGTTGGATATTCTTAACCTGTATGTTTTTCCTGGAAAATTATCACCCATTTCAGCTCATTATTCTACACGTGAAAGTTAACAAATGGTTCTAGAAGACGAAACAATCCATTTTGTTTATCGGCATACCTGGTTCAACAGTGAATTTTGCACCATCAGGACCAAG
It encodes the following:
- the LOC107812409 gene encoding L-ascorbate oxidase homolog; its protein translation is MRLLHRGNGIALVFLYMAVYKIVAEDPYRYFDWRISYGDIYPLGVRQQGILINGQFPGPDIYSVTNDNLIINVHNDLPDPFLLTWNGLQQRKNSFEDGVYGTTCPIPPGKNFTYIMQVKDQIGSFFYFPSLKFHKAAGGFGGIRILSRPRIPVPFLEPAGDFTILIGDWYKTDHKALQTVLDRGKMLKFPNGIQINGLGPDGAKFTVEPGKTYRLRISNVGLQNTLNLRIQGHKMKLIEVEGTHTIQTTLSSLDVHVGQSYSVLVTADQPAQDYYIAVSSRFTTQILNSTAILHYSNSQKTVSGPPPPGPTTDISWSLNQARSIRTNLTASGPRPNPQGSYHYGQINVSRTIRLANSAGLVDKKQRYAVNGVSFIPADTPLKLADYYNIKGVFEVGSIPDQPTGRHIHLNTAVMGADYRSFVEIVFENRENIMQSWHLDGYSFFVVGMDEGRWSHASKNQYNLIDAVSRCTTQVYPRSWTAIYIPLDNVGMWNLRTQFWARQYLGQQFYLRVYTPVQSFRDEYPIPKNALHCGRARGRAIRAL